The following coding sequences lie in one Flavobacteriales bacterium genomic window:
- a CDS encoding phosphatidate cytidylyltransferase codes for MKDILIRGLTGAVYVGVLIGSFWLGPETTYLLLLVLLVIALYEMQGILSRSEVSSWLIAVPSLWFVSSVLEQFGLNDARLYYPIVLFIWFVSLLIRRSKTITEDLTTIGALYLYPTLSFYLVPQLLGAGDAWRPEILFSTFLLIWANDTFAYLTGRFFGKRKLAPQISPNKTIEGLAGGLFFMLAVAANLHLLFPIESMATWICFGVLIGLTGNTGDLFESWLKRRHGIKDSGTLLPGHGGVLDRLDSFIFSAPFIYVFWRMADLL; via the coding sequence ATGAAAGACATTTTGATTCGTGGTCTCACAGGAGCCGTCTATGTTGGCGTCCTGATCGGCAGCTTTTGGCTTGGCCCCGAAACCACGTACCTCTTACTGCTGGTTCTTCTGGTCATTGCGCTTTACGAAATGCAAGGAATCCTAAGTCGATCCGAAGTCTCTTCTTGGCTCATCGCAGTTCCTTCACTCTGGTTCGTATCCAGCGTCTTAGAACAATTCGGCCTTAACGATGCCAGACTCTACTACCCCATCGTCCTCTTTATTTGGTTCGTGAGCCTGCTCATTCGCAGGTCGAAGACCATCACCGAGGACCTCACCACCATCGGAGCGCTGTACCTCTATCCAACACTGAGTTTTTACCTCGTTCCACAACTGCTGGGAGCCGGCGACGCCTGGCGGCCAGAGATTCTATTCTCTACCTTCTTACTCATTTGGGCCAACGACACCTTTGCATACCTCACGGGCCGATTCTTCGGTAAGCGAAAACTCGCCCCTCAAATAAGCCCCAATAAAACGATTGAAGGCCTCGCGGGCGGACTCTTTTTCATGCTGGCCGTTGCAGCGAATCTTCACCTCCTTTTCCCTATAGAGTCCATGGCCACCTGGATTTGCTTCGGAGTGCTCATCGGACTCACGGGCAATACGGGCGACCTGTTCGAATCGTGGTTGAAACGCAGACATGGCATCAAAGATAGTGGCACCCTGCTACCGGGTCACGGCGGAGTACTCGATCGGCTCGATAGCTTTATTTTCTCCGCACCTTTCA
- a CDS encoding biotin--[acetyl-CoA-carboxylase] ligase has translation MNPLFVGRTVIEHDHLDSTNSYALKVLRDQNVPEGTVIFTPDQTAGRGQMNNIWYSEPADSLTFSVVLYPHFLNAVDQFRLNKAVSLALYDYLSEKVDGVRIKWPNDLLIDGKKVGGILIENQLKGPILHQSIVGIGINLNQRRFPLNLPDATSLYRLTREHYAARNELQQIYSFIEARYLQIRHAKRDLRADYFKVLHRNAGWFVYKDKNGAFEAEIVGVEPAGRLILRDRKGEQRAYAFKEVVFV, from the coding sequence ATGAATCCACTATTTGTCGGCCGTACCGTCATTGAACACGATCATCTTGACTCTACCAATAGTTATGCCCTAAAGGTGCTGCGCGATCAAAATGTGCCCGAAGGTACCGTGATATTCACTCCCGACCAAACGGCCGGAAGAGGCCAAATGAACAACATTTGGTATAGTGAACCCGCTGATAGCCTGACGTTTAGTGTTGTTTTGTATCCGCATTTCTTGAACGCGGTTGATCAGTTTCGACTCAACAAGGCGGTGAGTTTGGCGCTCTATGACTATTTGTCAGAAAAGGTGGACGGTGTGCGGATAAAATGGCCGAACGATCTGCTTATAGACGGTAAAAAAGTAGGCGGGATCCTCATCGAGAATCAATTAAAAGGACCTATACTACATCAATCCATCGTCGGTATCGGTATCAACCTAAATCAACGACGCTTCCCACTGAACCTCCCCGATGCTACATCGCTCTATCGATTAACGCGTGAACACTACGCGGCTCGAAACGAACTGCAGCAGATCTACTCTTTTATCGAGGCCCGATACCTACAGATCAGACATGCAAAAAGAGACCTTCGGGCCGATTACTTCAAAGTGCTACACCGCAACGCCGGCTGGTTCGTTTACAAGGATAAGAATGGAGCATTCGAGGCGGAAATCGTTGGGGTTGAACCTGCGGGCCGACTCATACTGCGGGATCGAAAAGGAGAACAGCGGGCTTACGCCTTCAAAGAAGTGGTTTTTGTCTGA
- a CDS encoding LUD domain-containing protein, with the protein MSKGSFGGAFKKLKDALSGKSAQGDDSAAPKGNKYLEPDKGPLDVQFAREFTEATGKFLYCEHEADLVESLHRLSLEYRWTTVFARENDVISVLKRADIDYDIEDRNADAFVSTCAFLSAYDGGIVISSVQTNGEKPNCFPSTHVVIAYTSQLHKNLSEGMRWLKSQSKEIPSNITNVQVNRLENASGIRREYDPAVHHDVFLLLVED; encoded by the coding sequence ATGAGTAAAGGATCCTTCGGAGGTGCGTTCAAGAAATTAAAAGACGCCTTGAGTGGTAAATCCGCTCAAGGAGATGACTCTGCCGCCCCCAAAGGAAACAAATACCTGGAGCCCGACAAGGGACCTCTAGACGTGCAATTTGCCCGTGAGTTCACTGAAGCTACGGGCAAATTTTTATATTGTGAACACGAAGCCGATCTCGTAGAAAGCCTACATCGCCTTTCTTTAGAGTATCGTTGGACCACCGTTTTTGCGCGGGAAAATGATGTGATCTCCGTATTGAAGCGGGCCGATATCGACTACGATATCGAAGATCGAAATGCCGATGCATTCGTAAGCACCTGCGCCTTTCTTAGTGCCTATGACGGGGGAATCGTCATCTCGTCGGTGCAAACCAATGGCGAAAAACCGAACTGCTTCCCCTCTACTCACGTAGTCATAGCCTATACCTCTCAACTTCATAAAAACCTCAGTGAAGGCATGCGTTGGCTAAAAAGTCAAAGCAAAGAGATTCCGTCGAACATTACGAACGTCCAGGTGAATAGACTCGAAAATGCCAGCGGTATTCGACGTGAATATGACCCCGCCGTACATCATGATGTTTTCTTACTTTTAGTAGAAGATTAA
- the rsfS gene encoding ribosome silencing factor has product MRKPQGPESEQLTEVIIKGIEDKKGQNITVMDLRSIEHAVTDFFVICDGTSNTQVSAIADSIEETVRNDLGDKPWHKEGKESSEWVLLDYVYVVAHVFQKPIREFYNIEELWGDAEIREIEVK; this is encoded by the coding sequence ATGAGAAAACCCCAAGGCCCCGAATCGGAACAGTTAACCGAGGTCATCATTAAAGGGATCGAAGACAAGAAAGGTCAAAACATCACAGTAATGGACTTGCGCTCGATCGAGCACGCCGTTACTGATTTCTTTGTGATCTGTGACGGTACTTCGAATACACAGGTGAGCGCGATCGCAGACAGCATTGAGGAAACCGTACGAAATGACCTAGGAGATAAGCCTTGGCACAAAGAGGGAAAGGAATCGAGTGAATGGGTACTCCTCGACTACGTGTACGTAGTGGCCCATGTATTTCAAAAGCCTATCCGCGAGTTTTACAATATTGAAGAATTGTGGGGAGACGCGGAGATCCGCGAGATTGAAGTGAAATAA
- the ftsH gene encoding ATP-dependent zinc metalloprotease FtsH translates to MAKNKDDNQLNKLREQFQRNQSNGGDGDKGGGDGGGPKRRFNFYWIYAIIFLFFIGIQLFSGMYANLQNTNYRDFEGYLASDEVAKVVIVNNEKAEIYIKKDALSKPEHEEVREQPFGGGVNDGPHYVFNIGTVEEFNKKLEEHQNEEQPVIVEYTKRENVWGDILSWVFPIIIMVAIWIFIMRRMSGGGAAGGQIFNIGKSKATLFDQNNNVKVNFKDVAGLEGAKEEVQEIVDFLKNPTKYTNLGGKIPKGALLVGPPGTGKTLLAKAVAGEAKVPFFSLSGSDFVEMFVGVGASRVRDLFKQAKEKAPAIIFIDEIDAVGRSRGRSQMTGANDERENTLNALLTEMDGFGTDTNVIVLAATNRADVLDRALMRAGRFDRQIHVDLPDLAERKEIFEVHLRPLKISKELDIDFLARQTPGFSGADIANVCNEAALVAARKDKKEVERQDFLDAVDRIIGGLEKKNKLISEDEKNTIAFHEAGHATVSWLLEHAAPLVKVTIIPRGRSLGAAWYLPEERSITHTEQMLDEMCATMGGRAAEKVMFDKISTGALSDLEKVTKQAQAMVTIYGLNDKIGNVTYYDSSGQSDYSFSKPYSEKTAELIDEEVKALIEIQYKRAIELLGNNKDKLIKLAEQLLEEEVIFKEDLETIFGKRPWKNEQDKLKASENGHSKEESKAQVAGDSNVSPANSGEKASIDSEDSETASTTDDEQEQVEKEI, encoded by the coding sequence ATGGCAAAGAACAAAGACGATAATCAACTCAATAAATTACGCGAGCAGTTTCAGCGTAATCAGAGCAATGGCGGTGATGGAGATAAAGGAGGAGGCGACGGTGGTGGCCCAAAGCGGCGATTCAATTTTTATTGGATCTATGCGATCATATTCCTGTTCTTCATCGGTATTCAGCTGTTCAGCGGAATGTACGCCAACTTACAGAACACCAATTACCGCGATTTCGAGGGCTATTTGGCCAGTGACGAAGTCGCAAAGGTGGTCATTGTAAATAACGAAAAGGCCGAGATCTACATTAAAAAGGACGCCCTATCCAAGCCGGAGCACGAAGAAGTTCGGGAACAACCTTTTGGTGGTGGCGTTAATGATGGTCCACACTATGTTTTCAACATTGGCACCGTCGAGGAGTTCAACAAGAAACTCGAAGAACACCAAAACGAAGAACAACCGGTCATAGTAGAATACACCAAGCGCGAAAACGTGTGGGGCGATATTCTCAGTTGGGTATTCCCGATCATCATCATGGTGGCCATATGGATCTTCATCATGCGTCGCATGAGCGGCGGGGGAGCCGCTGGTGGACAAATATTCAACATCGGTAAATCGAAAGCCACGCTTTTCGATCAAAACAACAACGTAAAAGTCAACTTCAAGGACGTGGCCGGACTTGAGGGTGCGAAGGAGGAAGTTCAGGAGATCGTCGATTTTTTAAAGAATCCGACCAAGTATACCAACTTAGGGGGTAAGATACCGAAAGGGGCTTTACTTGTTGGCCCTCCTGGAACGGGTAAGACTTTGTTGGCCAAGGCAGTTGCCGGTGAGGCGAAAGTACCCTTCTTTAGCCTGAGTGGCTCAGACTTCGTAGAAATGTTCGTTGGTGTTGGTGCAAGTCGCGTTCGCGACCTGTTCAAACAAGCCAAGGAAAAGGCTCCGGCGATCATCTTCATCGATGAGATCGATGCCGTGGGTCGCAGTAGAGGTCGTTCACAAATGACGGGTGCTAACGACGAACGCGAGAATACTCTGAATGCCTTGTTGACGGAAATGGACGGATTCGGCACCGATACGAATGTGATCGTGCTCGCTGCGACCAACCGTGCGGATGTATTGGACCGCGCCTTGATGCGCGCCGGTCGATTCGACCGCCAAATTCACGTGGACCTGCCCGATTTGGCGGAACGTAAGGAGATATTCGAAGTCCATCTTCGTCCTCTCAAGATCAGCAAGGAACTCGATATCGATTTCTTGGCTCGACAAACTCCCGGATTCAGTGGAGCTGATATTGCCAATGTCTGTAATGAAGCTGCTTTAGTGGCGGCGCGGAAAGACAAAAAGGAAGTTGAGAGACAAGATTTTCTCGATGCCGTTGATCGGATAATCGGTGGACTGGAAAAGAAAAACAAACTCATCTCCGAGGATGAAAAAAATACCATCGCCTTTCACGAGGCCGGTCACGCCACGGTAAGCTGGTTATTGGAACACGCCGCACCATTGGTGAAGGTAACCATCATCCCACGTGGCCGCAGCTTAGGGGCTGCTTGGTACCTACCTGAAGAACGGAGCATTACACATACGGAGCAAATGCTCGACGAAATGTGTGCGACGATGGGGGGGCGAGCCGCGGAAAAAGTGATGTTCGACAAGATCAGCACCGGAGCTTTGAGCGATCTGGAAAAAGTGACCAAGCAAGCACAAGCAATGGTTACGATCTACGGTCTCAACGACAAGATCGGTAATGTAACGTACTACGATTCAAGTGGCCAGAGCGATTACAGCTTTAGTAAGCCCTACTCGGAAAAGACTGCCGAATTGATCGACGAAGAGGTAAAGGCACTAATCGAGATCCAATATAAGCGTGCAATAGAGCTTTTGGGGAACAATAAGGATAAACTTATTAAATTAGCCGAGCAGCTGCTCGAAGAGGAAGTGATCTTCAAGGAGGATTTGGAGACCATTTTTGGAAAGCGCCCCTGGAAGAACGAACAAGACAAGCTTAAAGCTTCGGAAAATGGTCACTCGAAAGAAGAATCTAAAGCACAAGTTGCAGGTGATTCTAATGTGAGTCCAGCCAATTCTGGAGAAAAGGCCTCAATCGATTCCGAAGATTCGGAAACGGCTTCAACCACGGACGATGAGCAGGAGCAAGTCGAGAAAGAAATATGA
- a CDS encoding SRPBCC family protein — protein MKIESNKIRIEKSDRELFDFFSEMENFGKLMPEDVSLFEAREDGFKFGLKGMPEVKLKKESEEPPHRLVLGSAGSVPFKLIGEITSIGDNESDVQLFFTGDFNPMLKMMVERPLKNFIVKLEEKLAQLKRGVLSS, from the coding sequence ATGAAGATTGAGAGCAACAAGATCCGAATTGAAAAATCGGATCGCGAACTATTCGACTTTTTTAGCGAGATGGAAAATTTCGGGAAGCTCATGCCCGAAGATGTTTCTCTGTTTGAGGCCCGCGAAGATGGATTCAAGTTTGGGCTGAAGGGAATGCCCGAAGTGAAGTTGAAGAAAGAATCTGAGGAGCCCCCTCATCGATTGGTTTTGGGTTCGGCCGGATCAGTACCGTTCAAGCTTATCGGAGAGATCACTTCGATCGGTGATAACGAAAGTGATGTTCAGCTCTTCTTCACCGGAGATTTTAATCCGATGCTCAAAATGATGGTCGAGCGACCATTGAAGAACTTCATCGTCAAACTCGAGGAGAAACTGGCGCAACTCAAGAGAGGAGTTCTTAGTTCTTAG
- a CDS encoding DUF2007 domain-containing protein → MSNLVQVYTTDKEYQAQLLTDKLRENGIEPFRLNKRDSMYPIGYIEIQVASEDVEKARTLIEESGL, encoded by the coding sequence ATGAGCAACCTAGTACAAGTCTATACCACAGACAAAGAATACCAAGCGCAACTCCTCACGGACAAACTGCGTGAAAACGGGATCGAACCCTTTCGGTTGAACAAGCGCGACAGCATGTATCCGATTGGGTATATCGAAATCCAAGTGGCCTCTGAGGACGTGGAAAAAGCACGCACTTTGATCGAGGAAAGCGGCCTATGA